A DNA window from Streptomyces bacillaris contains the following coding sequences:
- a CDS encoding helix-turn-helix transcriptional regulator, with the protein MLYGRTTEQERLTQLVAAARAGCSGALLVRGEAGIGKTALLDWLAETAAQPDPEHGDDGRELRILRVTGIEPEADLAFGGLVQLLWPVQSRLDALPEPQAAALRAVLGTGAEQRGPDRFLTGLAVLTVLADLAEDGPLLCLVDDAQWLDQATAEALLFAARRLAAEGVAMVLAGRDDGFSAPGIPELRLNRLGFEDSSRLLADRGRAPALRSQIITESAGNPLALIEFDSARRDQPHQHAPLPVADRVFSAFRSQIGRLPERTRLMMLIAAAEARGDLPLLLRASELLGVDLGDLEEAERSGLMYVMDGTVTFRHPLIASATYQGSVLARRIAVHRALAEAAVDPDCRARHLLAITTAPDQDVALELAEAAARARGRTAYAAASGLFRHAARISTEQETRAAWLTEAATLALAGGHAAQADRLAEEADPLQDDPAVGATIASVRAAVVFELGDQSEAAHGLLARVGEAATPETSGMLRTAAAYGWLAGDEDTVRAAGARLAAGGCTDPLVEGLERLCEDDAEHGLPLLAGFLERRLDAPDTRDVDEQAVRMLALTCGTILGDDEAALDLASTEVRWCRSQGIIGELPYALDVLAQNQVLAGRHRDAEASVTEAEEIARDTGMRQRLARLAAVRARIAAIEGDAQRVRELAEATPEALCTGVDCAGVLLDLGLGDFDSALNRLTPPPPGPDRYIWLSLSTAADQVEAAVRLGQPERAEEALRHFENWAAAGARPRTSATIAPWAQAVVLRCKALLTDQPEHYAQALHLHEKGGRPFERARTELLYGEWLRRARRRNEAREMLRSALTTFERLQAEPWMRRARAELQASGDHLVTARMLADNLIDRLTPQELQVVRLAKDGSSSREIAAQLFLSPRTVEHHLYKAYPKLGVGSRQELVLLDL; encoded by the coding sequence GTGCTGTACGGGCGAACCACCGAACAGGAGCGGCTGACGCAACTGGTGGCCGCGGCACGTGCCGGGTGCAGCGGTGCACTTCTGGTACGCGGTGAGGCGGGGATCGGCAAGACGGCACTGCTCGACTGGCTCGCCGAGACGGCGGCCCAGCCGGACCCGGAGCACGGGGACGACGGACGAGAGCTGCGTATCTTACGGGTCACCGGCATCGAACCGGAAGCGGATCTGGCCTTCGGGGGCCTCGTCCAGCTGCTCTGGCCCGTCCAGAGCCGCCTGGACGCCCTCCCCGAGCCGCAGGCCGCGGCCCTGCGGGCGGTCCTGGGCACCGGCGCCGAGCAGCGCGGCCCCGACCGCTTCCTCACCGGTCTCGCGGTCCTCACCGTCCTGGCGGATCTCGCCGAGGACGGCCCTCTTCTCTGTCTGGTCGACGACGCCCAGTGGCTGGACCAGGCCACGGCCGAGGCCCTGCTCTTCGCCGCCCGCCGGCTGGCCGCCGAGGGCGTGGCGATGGTGCTGGCCGGCCGGGACGACGGTTTCTCCGCCCCGGGCATCCCCGAACTGCGGCTGAACCGGCTGGGCTTCGAGGACTCCTCGCGGCTGCTGGCCGACCGGGGCCGGGCCCCGGCCCTGCGCTCCCAGATCATCACCGAGTCCGCGGGCAACCCGCTCGCCCTCATCGAATTCGACTCCGCGCGGCGCGATCAGCCGCACCAGCATGCCCCGTTGCCCGTCGCGGACCGTGTGTTCTCGGCCTTTCGATCACAGATCGGCAGACTGCCGGAGCGCACCCGGCTGATGATGCTCATCGCGGCCGCCGAGGCGCGCGGCGATCTGCCCCTGCTGCTGCGCGCGTCGGAGCTGCTGGGCGTGGACCTGGGTGATCTGGAGGAGGCCGAGCGGTCCGGGCTGATGTACGTCATGGACGGCACGGTCACCTTCCGTCACCCGCTGATCGCCTCCGCCACCTACCAGGGCTCCGTGCTCGCCCGCCGGATCGCCGTGCACCGGGCGCTGGCCGAGGCCGCCGTCGACCCCGACTGCCGGGCCCGCCATCTGCTGGCGATCACCACCGCCCCCGACCAGGACGTGGCGCTGGAGCTCGCCGAGGCGGCCGCCCGCGCCCGGGGCCGTACGGCGTACGCGGCGGCCTCCGGCCTCTTCCGGCACGCCGCCCGGATCAGCACGGAGCAGGAGACGCGGGCCGCCTGGCTGACCGAGGCGGCGACCCTCGCCCTCGCCGGGGGTCATGCCGCACAGGCGGACCGGCTGGCCGAGGAGGCGGACCCGCTCCAGGACGACCCGGCCGTCGGGGCCACGATCGCCTCGGTGCGGGCGGCCGTCGTCTTCGAGCTGGGCGACCAGAGCGAGGCGGCCCACGGGCTGCTGGCCCGCGTCGGGGAGGCCGCGACCCCGGAGACCTCCGGGATGCTCCGTACGGCGGCGGCCTACGGCTGGCTGGCCGGGGACGAGGACACCGTGCGCGCCGCCGGGGCCCGGCTCGCGGCGGGCGGCTGTACGGATCCGCTGGTGGAGGGGCTGGAGCGGCTCTGCGAGGACGACGCCGAGCACGGACTGCCGCTGCTCGCCGGGTTCCTGGAGCGCCGGCTCGACGCGCCCGACACCCGGGACGTGGACGAGCAGGCCGTCCGGATGCTCGCGCTCACCTGCGGCACGATCCTCGGTGACGACGAGGCCGCGCTCGACCTGGCCTCCACGGAGGTGCGGTGGTGCCGCTCCCAGGGCATCATCGGTGAACTCCCGTACGCGCTAGACGTCCTGGCCCAGAACCAGGTTCTGGCGGGCCGCCACCGGGACGCCGAGGCGTCGGTGACGGAGGCGGAGGAGATCGCCCGGGACACCGGGATGCGCCAGCGGCTGGCCCGGCTGGCGGCGGTGCGCGCGCGGATCGCCGCCATCGAGGGGGACGCCCAGCGGGTACGGGAGCTGGCCGAGGCGACCCCCGAGGCGCTGTGCACCGGGGTGGACTGCGCGGGCGTCCTGCTCGACCTGGGGCTCGGGGACTTCGACTCGGCCCTCAACCGGCTGACCCCGCCGCCGCCCGGCCCCGACCGGTACATCTGGCTCTCCCTCTCCACCGCCGCCGACCAGGTGGAGGCGGCGGTCCGGCTCGGGCAGCCGGAGCGCGCCGAGGAGGCGCTGCGCCACTTCGAGAACTGGGCCGCTGCCGGGGCCCGCCCCCGCACCTCCGCCACCATCGCGCCCTGGGCGCAGGCGGTGGTCCTGCGGTGCAAGGCCCTCCTCACCGACCAGCCGGAGCACTACGCCCAGGCGCTGCACCTGCACGAGAAGGGCGGCCGCCCCTTCGAGCGGGCCCGCACCGAGCTGCTGTACGGGGAGTGGCTGCGCCGGGCCCGCCGCCGCAACGAGGCCCGGGAGATGCTGCGTTCGGCGCTGACCACCTTCGAGCGGCTCCAGGCGGAGCCCTGGATGCGCCGGGCCCGGGCCGAACTCCAGGCGTCCGGCGACCACTTGGTGACGGCCCGGATGCTGGCGGACAACCTGATCGACCGGCTGACCCCGCAGGAGCTCCAGGTGGTGCGGCTCGCCAAGGACGGCAGCAGCAGCCGGGAGATCGCCGCGCAGCTGTTCCTGAGCCCGCGCACGGTGGAGCACCACCTCTACAAGGCGTATCCGAAGCTGGGTGTGGGCTCCCGGCAGGAGCTCGTCCTGCTCGACCTCTGA
- a CDS encoding IS701 family transposase: MSSAAALHTDNRLSDEQHRLPLDVSGVEDIVLGELGSRLFLSLPRSDQRRRGMNYLQALIAAEGRKSIRNIAAVLGGSATEQSLHHFVASSTWGWKPVRRALAEHVVRVAPPQAWVVRSMVIPKAGENSVGVERQFLPYTGQVLNAQYAVGVWAASETGSFPVNWRLHLSDAWLEDGARRLQASIPDAVASESLADCAHEAYLGMMRSWGLPDRPVVLDGHATDAAEAAATVRSYHAAGVQVLARVPGSTRLEVTDPLLRGRSGTSTAHQIMAAARDLRRPVAWRAHRPGRPARRSLVAAVRTRIASPMRVTRRRGDLVLLGVGEHGRGWPGELWLTNMTDTPAAELLRLTRLVDRVDHDFREIAERVGIRDYTGRSFAGWHRHVTLASAAHTVVALSRVGDEARALC, from the coding sequence ATGAGTTCCGCTGCTGCTCTTCATACAGACAACCGTTTATCGGACGAGCAGCACCGCCTGCCACTCGATGTCTCCGGAGTCGAGGACATCGTTCTCGGGGAGCTGGGCTCACGCCTGTTCCTCTCCCTGCCCCGCAGTGACCAGCGGCGCAGGGGCATGAACTATCTGCAGGCGCTGATCGCGGCCGAGGGCCGCAAGTCGATCCGGAACATCGCCGCCGTGCTGGGCGGCAGCGCGACCGAGCAGAGTCTGCACCACTTCGTCGCCAGCTCCACCTGGGGGTGGAAGCCGGTACGCCGGGCCCTGGCCGAACACGTGGTGCGCGTAGCACCACCCCAGGCGTGGGTCGTCCGGTCCATGGTCATCCCGAAGGCCGGGGAGAACTCGGTGGGGGTGGAGCGGCAGTTCCTTCCGTATACCGGCCAGGTCCTCAACGCCCAGTACGCGGTGGGGGTGTGGGCCGCGTCCGAGACCGGCAGCTTCCCCGTCAACTGGCGGCTGCACCTCTCGGACGCCTGGCTGGAGGACGGGGCCCGCCGGCTCCAGGCCTCGATACCGGACGCCGTGGCGTCGGAGTCGCTCGCCGACTGCGCCCATGAGGCGTACCTGGGCATGATGCGGTCCTGGGGGCTGCCGGACCGCCCGGTGGTGCTCGACGGGCACGCCACCGACGCGGCGGAGGCGGCGGCCACCGTGCGCTCGTACCACGCGGCGGGCGTCCAGGTGCTGGCCCGGGTGCCGGGCAGCACCCGCCTGGAGGTCACCGACCCGCTGCTGCGCGGCCGCAGCGGTACGTCGACGGCGCACCAGATCATGGCCGCCGCCCGGGACCTGCGCCGGCCGGTGGCCTGGCGCGCCCACCGGCCGGGTCGCCCGGCCCGCCGAAGCCTCGTCGCGGCGGTCCGGACCCGGATAGCGAGCCCCATGCGGGTGACGCGCCGCCGCGGGGACCTGGTGCTGCTCGGCGTGGGCGAGCACGGGCGGGGGTGGCCCGGAGAGCTGTGGCTGACCAATATGACGGACACCCCGGCCGCCGAACTCCTGCGGCTCACCCGGCTCGTCGACCGGGTGGACCACGACTTCCGGGAGATCGCGGAGCGGGTGGGCATCCGCGACTACACGGGCCGCTCCTTCGCCGGCTGGCACCGGCACGTCACCCTGGCCTCGGCCGCCCACACCGTGGTCGCCCTCAGCCGGGTGGGCGACGAGGCCCGCGCCCTGTGCTGA
- a CDS encoding PucR family transcriptional regulator yields the protein MDRTAAEVEMLQRRTEEAEAGHRQWQEVGDLHEFLMSQVLSGCDLQTLAEAAADGLGGVLTICAGDGTVLASTAGEQPDDELMIPRAMMDAHAAGKAVRVKNSLWAAPVMMGDENLGAVLLRTERPLWDSGVRLLGLVAQATAVLLLRQNSHGIVMESQARDGFLDDLVNRTRSTRELDRRARKLGVALEESYVVVVASPVGDARRKAMIWASSYAHRNDGLKSEQAGRVVFLLPGTDAAEVAREVHNDLSPLLRHLVTVSAAGPVSGAGPIHRSYLEALRCLEVMGALGLSGRSAAASELGFLGLLVSDDHDVDGFIESVIGPVARYDDQRLTQLTDTLEAFFHASGSPTHAAKALHVHPNTVARRLERVSELLGEGWHRPDRALEVQLALKLRRMRSALMGREPLAGGHRTGADGE from the coding sequence ATGGACCGGACCGCGGCCGAGGTGGAGATGCTCCAGCGCCGCACCGAGGAGGCGGAGGCGGGACACCGCCAGTGGCAGGAGGTCGGTGACCTCCACGAGTTCCTGATGTCCCAGGTGCTCTCCGGCTGCGATCTGCAGACCCTGGCCGAGGCGGCGGCCGACGGGCTCGGGGGCGTCCTCACCATCTGCGCGGGGGACGGCACCGTGCTGGCCTCCACCGCCGGGGAGCAGCCCGACGACGAGCTGATGATCCCCCGGGCGATGATGGACGCCCACGCCGCGGGCAAGGCGGTCCGGGTCAAGAACAGCCTGTGGGCCGCCCCGGTCATGATGGGCGACGAGAACCTGGGCGCGGTCCTCCTGCGCACCGAACGGCCCCTGTGGGACTCGGGCGTCCGGCTGCTGGGCCTGGTGGCGCAGGCCACCGCCGTCCTGCTGCTGCGGCAGAACAGCCACGGCATCGTGATGGAGAGCCAGGCCCGCGACGGCTTCCTGGACGACCTCGTCAACCGTACGCGGTCCACACGGGAGTTGGACCGGCGCGCCCGCAAACTGGGCGTCGCCCTGGAGGAGTCGTACGTCGTCGTGGTGGCCAGCCCGGTCGGCGACGCCCGGCGCAAGGCGATGATCTGGGCCTCCTCCTACGCGCACCGCAACGACGGGCTGAAGTCGGAGCAGGCGGGCCGGGTGGTCTTCCTGCTCCCCGGCACCGACGCGGCGGAGGTCGCCCGCGAGGTGCACAACGACCTCTCGCCGCTGCTCCGGCACCTGGTCACGGTCAGCGCCGCCGGCCCGGTCTCCGGCGCGGGCCCCATCCACCGCAGCTATCTGGAGGCGCTGAGGTGCCTGGAGGTGATGGGCGCGCTGGGGCTCTCGGGCCGGTCGGCAGCCGCCTCCGAGCTGGGCTTCCTCGGCCTGCTGGTCTCCGACGACCACGACGTGGACGGCTTCATCGAGTCGGTGATCGGCCCGGTGGCCCGCTACGACGACCAGCGGCTCACCCAGCTCACCGACACGCTGGAGGCCTTCTTCCACGCCTCCGGCTCACCCACCCACGCGGCGAAGGCCCTCCATGTGCACCCGAACACCGTCGCGCGCCGGCTGGAGCGGGTCAGTGAACTGCTGGGCGAGGGCTGGCACCGGCCCGACCGCGCCCTGGAAGTCCAACTGGCCCTGAAACTCAGGCGGATGAGGTCGGCCCTGATGGGCCGGGAACCGCTCGCCGGAGGACACCGGACCGGCGCCGACGGAGAGTGA
- a CDS encoding alkene reductase gives MEETMDELFAPLRVGKMTLPNRLVMAPMTRSRSVDRSVNALTADYYAQRAGAGLIITEGTQPSVIGQGYIDTPGLHSAEQAEAWRRVTDAVHAAGGRIFVQLMHSGRVGHPSLYPDGALPVAPSAIATGGQMYTPDGMVDHPVPREMTLEDIAQTVEDFVSAAKHAVDAGFDGVELHGANGYLIQQFLADGSNQRTDVYGGSVENRVRFADEVARAVSDAIGPERVGIRISPGSTSEGVSESDPAELYRTLIRTLAPYNLAYVHVMEFGHREVTELIRAEWPGTLILNPHKTGTEASVTPEIALEVLQDDLADAVSLGSLWLANPDLQRRIRVGGPFNSPDASTFYGGDHKGYTDYPTLDA, from the coding sequence ATGGAGGAGACCATGGACGAGCTGTTCGCCCCCCTGCGCGTGGGCAAGATGACCCTGCCGAACCGCCTGGTGATGGCCCCGATGACCCGCAGCCGTTCCGTCGACCGTTCCGTGAACGCCCTGACCGCCGACTACTACGCCCAGCGGGCCGGGGCCGGGCTGATCATCACCGAGGGTACCCAGCCGAGCGTGATCGGTCAGGGTTACATCGACACCCCGGGGCTGCACTCCGCCGAGCAGGCCGAGGCCTGGCGCCGGGTGACCGACGCCGTGCACGCCGCCGGCGGCCGGATCTTCGTCCAGCTCATGCACTCGGGCCGGGTCGGCCACCCCAGCCTCTACCCGGACGGCGCCCTTCCGGTGGCGCCCTCGGCCATCGCCACCGGCGGGCAGATGTACACCCCCGACGGCATGGTCGACCACCCGGTCCCGCGCGAGATGACCCTCGAGGACATCGCGCAGACCGTGGAGGACTTCGTCTCCGCCGCCAAGCACGCGGTGGACGCCGGGTTCGACGGGGTGGAGCTGCACGGCGCCAACGGCTACCTGATCCAGCAGTTCCTGGCCGACGGCTCCAACCAGCGCACCGACGTCTACGGCGGTTCGGTGGAGAACCGGGTCCGGTTCGCCGACGAGGTCGCGCGGGCCGTCAGCGACGCCATCGGCCCCGAGCGCGTGGGCATCCGCATCTCCCCCGGCTCCACCAGCGAGGGCGTCAGCGAGAGCGACCCGGCCGAGCTGTACCGCACGCTGATCCGCACGCTGGCCCCGTACAACCTCGCCTACGTGCACGTCATGGAGTTCGGCCACCGCGAGGTCACCGAGCTGATCCGGGCCGAGTGGCCGGGCACGCTGATCCTCAACCCGCACAAGACGGGCACCGAGGCCTCCGTGACCCCCGAGATCGCGCTGGAGGTCCTCCAGGACGACCTGGCCGACGCGGTCAGCCTCGGCTCGCTCTGGCTCGCCAACCCCGACCTGCAGCGCCGCATCCGGGTCGGCGGCCCGTTCAACTCGCCGGACGCCTCCACCTTCTACGGCGGCGACCACAAGGGCTACACGGACTACCCGACGCTCGACGCCTGA
- a CDS encoding GAF domain-containing protein, with protein sequence MAILELLASDAPPDRFESLLTRARSSGMPGPQLDRLENARKLGLHIYSQLDRRQQREASLSALVDIARELSAPYDLKTLLKVTTRRARMLLGADISYITLLTSEKGTARVEASDGHVSSFHVGMQIPQGAGSSDVLTTSAPFWSADYLSDARFPHHERLDEMVRAEELRGIMAVPLSHGSGPFGVLHVADREPRHFSADEVSLMSSLGDLAGPSSRRPG encoded by the coding sequence GTGGCCATACTGGAGCTGCTGGCCTCCGACGCACCGCCTGACCGATTCGAATCGCTCCTCACCCGGGCGCGTTCCTCGGGCATGCCCGGACCGCAGCTGGACCGCCTGGAGAACGCGCGGAAACTCGGCCTGCACATCTACTCCCAGCTCGACCGCCGCCAGCAGCGCGAGGCCAGCCTCTCGGCCCTGGTGGACATCGCCCGCGAGCTGTCCGCCCCGTACGACCTGAAGACCCTGCTCAAGGTGACCACCCGCCGGGCCCGCATGCTGCTCGGCGCGGACATCTCCTACATCACCCTGCTCACCTCGGAGAAGGGCACCGCCCGGGTCGAGGCCAGCGACGGGCACGTCTCGTCGTTCCACGTCGGGATGCAGATCCCGCAGGGGGCTGGCAGCAGCGACGTCCTGACCACCTCGGCGCCCTTCTGGAGCGCGGACTATCTCAGCGACGCCCGTTTCCCCCACCACGAGCGGCTGGACGAGATGGTGCGGGCGGAGGAACTGCGCGGCATCATGGCGGTCCCGCTCTCCCACGGCAGCGGACCGTTCGGCGTGCTGCACGTCGCGGACCGCGAGCCGCGCCACTTCTCGGCGGACGAGGTGTCCCTGATGAGTTCGCTGGGCGATCTCGCGGGGCCGTCATCGAGAAGGCCTGGCTGA
- the asnB gene encoding asparagine synthase (glutamine-hydrolyzing), translating into MCGLAGWVGYDRDLTRLGATAQAMTATMACRGPDDEGVWTDPHVALGHCRLSVIDLEGGRQPMHVTAPDDGLPTVVYTGEVYNFLELKEELSGLGHEFRTSSDTEVVLHAYLQWGEEFAERLNGMYALAIWDPRNEELLLVRDRMGVKPLFYYPTRDGVLFGSEAKAILAHPEAEAVVDREGLAEIFAIINTPGHAVFKGMHEVVPGTIVRFTKAGHSVRTYWELTAHPHGDDLDTTIARVRELLDDIVRRQLIADVPVGTLLSGGLDSSALTALAAKAFRDQGRTERVKAFSIDFKGNDEAFAGNGIWQDPDTPYAVEVAEKCGAEHIIVELENADVLDESIRSRVLRCQDLPISTGDMEHSLLHLCTALKRQVTVALSGETADELFGGYNWFFDQEAVEGDTFPWYDAWRRLGGLDTMKEIGLWDRLGLEEYVKTRYAEALAEVPRLEGESGREERMRELLYLNISRWENFLLDRKDRISMAASLEVRVPFTDHRLVEYVFNVPWEMKTFDGREKSLLRAATADVLPESVLTRKKSPYPSTQDHEYVRALRDKVAALLHEGSPVLELVPAEGIQRLLDKPLESYAGLGGLWGTRAVMERLVEFNTWVTEYGVRVEA; encoded by the coding sequence ATGTGTGGACTCGCAGGCTGGGTCGGCTACGACCGCGATCTGACCCGACTGGGCGCCACCGCCCAGGCCATGACCGCCACGATGGCCTGCCGGGGCCCGGACGACGAGGGCGTGTGGACCGACCCGCACGTGGCCCTCGGCCACTGCCGGCTCTCGGTCATCGACCTGGAGGGCGGCCGCCAGCCGATGCACGTGACCGCGCCCGACGACGGCCTGCCGACCGTCGTCTACACCGGTGAGGTCTACAACTTCCTTGAGCTGAAAGAGGAGTTGAGCGGGCTCGGCCATGAGTTCCGCACCTCCAGCGACACCGAGGTGGTGCTCCACGCCTACCTCCAGTGGGGCGAGGAGTTCGCGGAGCGGCTCAACGGGATGTACGCGCTGGCCATCTGGGACCCGCGCAACGAGGAACTCCTCCTGGTCCGGGACCGGATGGGCGTGAAGCCGCTCTTCTACTACCCGACCCGCGACGGCGTCCTCTTCGGCTCCGAGGCCAAGGCGATCCTGGCCCACCCCGAGGCCGAGGCGGTCGTCGACCGCGAGGGACTGGCCGAGATCTTCGCCATCATCAACACCCCCGGCCACGCCGTCTTCAAGGGCATGCACGAGGTGGTGCCCGGCACCATCGTGCGCTTCACCAAGGCGGGCCACTCGGTCCGCACCTACTGGGAGCTGACCGCCCACCCGCACGGCGACGACCTCGACACCACCATCGCCCGGGTCCGGGAGCTGCTGGACGACATCGTCCGCCGCCAGCTCATCGCGGACGTCCCCGTCGGCACCCTGCTCTCCGGCGGACTGGACTCCAGCGCCCTGACCGCCCTGGCCGCCAAGGCCTTCCGGGACCAGGGGCGCACCGAGCGCGTCAAGGCGTTCTCGATCGACTTCAAGGGCAACGACGAGGCCTTCGCCGGGAACGGCATCTGGCAGGACCCCGACACCCCGTACGCCGTCGAGGTCGCCGAGAAGTGCGGCGCCGAGCACATCATCGTCGAGCTGGAGAACGCCGACGTCCTGGACGAGTCCATCCGCTCCCGGGTGCTGCGCTGCCAGGACCTGCCCATCTCCACCGGCGACATGGAGCACTCACTGCTCCACCTGTGCACCGCGCTCAAGCGCCAGGTGACCGTCGCCCTCTCCGGGGAGACCGCGGACGAACTCTTCGGCGGCTACAACTGGTTCTTCGACCAGGAGGCCGTCGAGGGCGACACCTTCCCCTGGTACGACGCCTGGCGGCGGCTCGGCGGGCTCGACACCATGAAGGAGATCGGCCTCTGGGACCGGCTCGGCCTGGAGGAGTACGTCAAGACGCGCTACGCCGAGGCGCTGGCCGAAGTCCCCCGGCTGGAGGGCGAGTCCGGCCGTGAGGAGCGCATGCGCGAGCTGCTCTACCTCAACATCTCCCGCTGGGAGAACTTCCTGCTCGACCGCAAGGACCGGATCAGCATGGCCGCCAGCCTGGAGGTCCGGGTCCCCTTCACCGACCACCGGCTCGTGGAGTACGTCTTCAACGTGCCGTGGGAGATGAAGACCTTCGACGGCCGGGAGAAGAGCCTGCTGCGCGCGGCGACCGCCGACGTGCTCCCGGAGTCGGTGCTGACCCGCAAGAAGAGCCCGTACCCCTCCACCCAGGACCACGAGTACGTACGGGCGCTGCGCGACAAGGTCGCCGCCCTGCTCCACGAGGGTTCACCGGTGCTGGAGCTGGTGCCGGCCGAGGGCATCCAGCGGCTGCTGGACAAGCCGCTGGAGTCGTACGCCGGGCTCGGCGGGCTCTGGGGGACCCGGGCGGTGATGGAACGGCTCGTCGAGTTCAACACCTGGGTCACCGAGTACGGGGTCCGGGTCGAGGCCTGA
- a CDS encoding arylamine N-acetyltransferase family protein yields MYAIAPTFDIDHSPEWGSDRLDLDAYLRRIGYEGVRDNSLKTLQQVHRAHMSTISFENVDIAVGRTVSLDIAELERKLVRSGRGGYCYETNLLFAAALDRLGFPVMRMLSRIREGDTRRRFRSHTSLLVRTADEPDTVWLADPGYGYAGLIEPMPLRDGARATVGAWSWELGVDDGHWVLRSQDGEGRWSDLYVFRPERQYEVDYRAAHYVSSTRPGSPFVNRLVAQRGSETVRHRLRNDVLVTDHPDGRTERAVLAPDEVVAALREKFGLTLTDEDVSLLLGFLQRGESAAAC; encoded by the coding sequence ATGTACGCCATCGCGCCCACGTTCGACATCGACCACTCACCCGAGTGGGGTTCGGACAGGCTCGATCTGGACGCCTATCTGCGGCGGATCGGATACGAGGGTGTCCGGGACAACTCGCTGAAGACCCTTCAGCAGGTGCACCGGGCCCATATGAGCACCATCTCCTTCGAGAACGTCGACATCGCGGTCGGCCGCACGGTCTCGCTGGACATCGCCGAACTGGAGCGGAAACTGGTCCGCTCCGGGCGCGGCGGCTACTGCTACGAGACCAATCTGCTCTTCGCCGCCGCGCTGGACCGCCTCGGTTTCCCGGTGATGCGGATGCTGTCGCGGATCCGGGAGGGCGACACCAGGCGCCGGTTCCGCTCGCACACCTCCCTGCTGGTCAGGACGGCGGACGAGCCGGACACGGTGTGGCTGGCCGACCCCGGCTACGGCTACGCGGGGCTGATCGAGCCGATGCCGCTGCGCGACGGCGCCCGCGCGACCGTGGGGGCCTGGAGCTGGGAACTGGGCGTGGACGACGGCCACTGGGTGCTGCGGTCGCAGGACGGGGAGGGCCGCTGGAGCGACCTCTACGTCTTCCGGCCCGAGCGCCAGTACGAGGTCGACTACCGGGCGGCGCACTACGTCAGCTCCACCCGTCCGGGCTCCCCGTTCGTCAACCGGCTGGTGGCGCAGCGCGGTTCGGAGACCGTACGGCACCGGCTGCGCAACGACGTGCTGGTCACCGACCACCCCGACGGGCGCACCGAGCGTGCCGTGCTCGCCCCGGACGAGGTGGTGGCCGCCCTGCGGGAGAAGTTCGGTCTCACCCTGACCGACGAGGACGTCTCGCTGCTCCTGGGGTTCCTGCAGCGCGGGGAGAGCGCCGCCGCCTGCTGA
- a CDS encoding MFS transporter encodes MSESLAGPGTARPEGADHPAPDTPRIPTYWLGLMAGPLSFGIAGPALVLDDIARDLSTTTGTVTWGVTAFGWGIAVGTPLMTGLLRHRGARAALAGCGALVLLGALLVLAVPALPAVIIGCALQALGTAGLTSIAMSLTNSARSMGFVTASLAVVGSTAPLVGSLVNDAINWQATLALPALSLIALLVIIGRASTRPTSTAAFDGLGAVLLTAVVTALVFVPHYPAIAGVLSVLTIAALVWHLRVKPQGFVPAVVVRSPIFLISSVLAFLLAAVNFGLMFAVPNSLSDHTSWSSGTIGGAMVWPLLLGGALSWLVVALSAKVGRQPVIFTLLALSAVGVLLASVSTVAILLLLAQALASIAAASGQGVFAVHSTKAVPDEERPAAIGLFNLFYLLGAAFGPAIVSLL; translated from the coding sequence GTGAGTGAATCTCTCGCGGGTCCGGGCACCGCGCGCCCCGAGGGCGCGGACCACCCGGCACCCGACACCCCCCGCATCCCCACCTACTGGCTGGGGCTGATGGCCGGACCGCTCTCGTTCGGCATCGCCGGACCCGCGCTGGTCCTCGACGACATCGCCCGCGACCTGTCCACCACCACCGGCACCGTCACCTGGGGCGTGACCGCCTTCGGCTGGGGCATCGCGGTGGGCACCCCGCTGATGACCGGGCTGCTGCGGCACCGGGGCGCGCGCGCCGCGCTCGCCGGCTGCGGGGCGCTGGTCCTGCTGGGCGCCCTGCTGGTCCTCGCCGTCCCGGCGCTCCCGGCCGTCATCATCGGCTGCGCGCTCCAGGCGCTCGGCACCGCGGGCCTCACCTCCATCGCGATGAGCCTGACGAACTCCGCCCGCTCGATGGGCTTCGTCACCGCCTCGCTCGCGGTGGTCGGTTCCACCGCGCCGCTGGTCGGCTCCCTGGTCAACGACGCGATCAACTGGCAGGCGACCCTGGCCCTGCCGGCGCTCAGCCTGATCGCCCTGCTCGTCATCATCGGGCGGGCCTCCACCCGGCCGACCTCGACCGCCGCCTTCGACGGGCTGGGCGCGGTGCTGCTCACCGCCGTGGTCACGGCTCTGGTCTTCGTCCCGCACTACCCGGCGATCGCCGGGGTGCTCTCGGTGCTGACGATCGCCGCCCTGGTGTGGCACCTGCGGGTCAAGCCGCAGGGGTTCGTCCCGGCCGTCGTGGTCCGCAGCCCGATCTTCCTGATCTCCTCGGTGCTGGCCTTCCTGCTCGCGGCGGTCAACTTCGGGCTGATGTTCGCGGTGCCCAACTCCCTCTCGGACCACACCTCCTGGTCGAGCGGGACGATCGGCGGGGCCATGGTGTGGCCGCTGCTGCTCGGTGGCGCGCTCTCCTGGCTGGTGGTGGCCCTCTCGGCGAAGGTGGGCCGGCAGCCGGTCATCTTCACCCTCCTCGCCCTCAGCGCCGTCGGCGTGCTGCTGGCCTCGGTGAGCACCGTGGCGATCCTGCTGCTCCTCGCCCAGGCCCTCGCCTCGATCGCGGCCGCCTCCGGCCAGGGCGTCTTCGCGGTGCACTCCACCAAGGCGGTGCCCGACGAGGAACGGCCCGCAGCCATCGGTCTGTTCAACCTCTTCTACCTGCTCGGCGCGGCCTTCGGACCGGCCATCGTCTCGCTCCTCTAG